A region from the Ammospiza nelsoni isolate bAmmNel1 chromosome 1, bAmmNel1.pri, whole genome shotgun sequence genome encodes:
- the UPP1 gene encoding uridine phosphorylase 1 produces the protein MAPGSSNEKKSDDGQASKENFIHLCNPHLEKMKEDILYHFALGTGTHDFPTLFGDVKFVCVGGSPSRMKAFIAYIAEELGLGSPGCDYPNICAGTDRYAMYKVGPVLSVSHGMGIPSISIMLHELIKLLYHAKCSDITIIRIGTSGGIGLEPGSVVITRQSVDATFKPQLEQVVLGKTVIRSTNLDEQLAQELMQCSKEIGQFNTVIGNTMCTLDFYEGQGRLDGAICLYDEEEKLQYLKNAYESGVRNIEMESSVFAAMCNLSGVKAAVVCVTLLNRLEGDQISSPHDVLVEYQQRPQKLVGYLIKKSLGKV, from the exons ATGGCTCCTGGTTCCTCAAATGAGAAGAAATCTGATGATGGACAGGCTTCAAA AGAGAATTTTATTCATCTCTGCAACCCTCAcctggagaaaatgaaagaagacATCCTGTACCATTTTGCTCTTGGGACCGGTACCCATGATTTTCCAACATTGTTTGGGGATGTAAAG TTTGTGTGTGTTGGAGGAAGCCCTTCCCGGATGAAAGCTTTCATTGCCTACatagcagaggagctggggctcgGGAGCCCCGGGTGTGACTACCCCAACATCTGCGCGGGCACCGACCGCTACGCCATGTACAAAGTGGGGCCTGTGCTGTCCGTCAGC caCGGCATGGGCATTCCTTCTATTTCAATCATGTTGCACGAGCTGATCAAACTGTTGTATCATGCCAAGTGCTCCGACATAACCATCATTCGCATCGGCACCTCTGGTGGAATAG GTCTGGAGCCAGGCTCAGTGGTTATAACTAGGCAGTCTGTCGATGCCACCTTCAAGCCTCAGCTGGAACAGGTTGTTCTGGGAAAGACAGTAATTCGCAGCACCAACCTGGATGAACAGCTGGCTCAGGAGCTGATGCAGTGCAGTAAAGAAATTGGTCAGTTCAATACAGTCATTGGAAACACCATGTGCACTTTGGATTTCTATGAAG GACAGGGCAGGTTGGATGGTGCAATCTGCTTATATgatgaagaagaaaagctgcAATATTTGAAGAATGCTTATGAGTCTGGTGTGAGAAACATTGAGATGGAGTCTTCTGTATTTGCTGCAATGTGTAATCTCAGTGGTGTCAAAG CTGCTGTAGTGTGTGTCACTCTTCTGAACCGACTCGAGGGGGATCAAATCAGCAGCCCACACGATGTCCTGGTGGAGTACCAGCAGAGGCCGCAGAAGTTAGTGGGATATTTAATTAAGAAAAGTCTTGGGAAAGTATGA